A genomic region of Aureibacillus halotolerans contains the following coding sequences:
- a CDS encoding 23S rRNA (adenine(2030)-N(6))-methyltransferase RlmJ translates to MAAGNFGDVVKHMVLLELVSLMVKDPQRKTSHFKYFETHGSEIEHAKLLSKSLGAIKLNELYNNQNGKFLIFGYQNDYLRLMKSYFGSLPITYPGSWYQVYRLLNDLNTNISINVCENDKIVSVPTLKEINDRNINVDYHDSDGLEKLKDHIKTKDLDLVFVDPYYTAEKTDKNLVFQITNLLDTNNIPYVIWFPRYTRKFRFCFIEDLKPELKCNMIEVTNKPPNKSSRNMLSSCMLFSANLVKYIEPIKKNISFLGCLGLGWEVKK, encoded by the coding sequence ATGGCAGCAGGTAATTTCGGTGATGTTGTAAAGCATATGGTTTTATTAGAATTAGTGAGCTTGATGGTAAAAGATCCTCAAAGGAAGACTTCACATTTTAAATACTTTGAGACTCATGGTTCGGAAATTGAACATGCTAAACTATTGAGTAAATCATTAGGTGCTATTAAGCTCAATGAACTATATAACAATCAGAATGGTAAATTCTTAATATTCGGGTATCAAAATGATTATTTAAGGTTAATGAAAAGTTACTTTGGTTCGTTGCCTATTACATATCCAGGGTCTTGGTATCAAGTGTATAGATTATTAAATGATCTAAATACGAATATCTCAATTAATGTTTGTGAAAACGATAAAATTGTTTCAGTCCCGACTTTAAAAGAAATTAATGACCGGAATATAAACGTAGATTATCATGACTCAGATGGTTTAGAAAAATTGAAAGACCATATTAAAACTAAAGACCTTGATTTAGTTTTTGTTGATCCGTACTATACAGCAGAGAAAACAGATAAAAATCTTGTATTTCAGATTACTAACTTGTTAGATACGAATAATATTCCTTATGTTATTTGGTTTCCAAGGTATACTAGAAAATTTAGATTCTGTTTTATAGAAGATTTAAAACCGGAACTTAAATGCAATATGATTGAAGTTACTAATAAACCACCTAATAAATCTAGCAGGAATATGCTTTCTTCTTGCATGCTTTTCTCAGCAAACCTAGTAAAATACATAGAACCAATTAAGAAAAATATATCTTTTTTAGGTTGTTTGGGTTTAGGCTGGGAAGTAAAAAAATAA